In Desulfonatronum thiodismutans, the genomic window CGAGCACTCCATGACCACATCCATGCAACTGATCATTGACGCCGAGGCCATTGCCAAGCGAGTCCGGGAACTTGGAGCAAACATTTCCGAACATTACGGCGAGGAGCCGCTGGTCATGGTCTGCGTGCTCAAGGGAGCGTTCATCTTTTTCGCCGACCTGGTGCGGGCCATGCCCATCGAACCGGAAGTGGATTTTGTCCGCTTGGCCAGTTACGGTGCGCAGACTTCACGCAAGGAGCGGATTCTGTTCACCAAGGACATGGAGCTCCCCGTGCAGGACAAGCATGTCCTGGTGGTGGACGACATCGTGGATACCGGCCATTCCGCCTTGTATCTGCTGAACGTGTTGCGGATGCGCGGCGCGAAAAGTCTGCGCGTCTGCGCATTGATCGACAAACGGGAGCGGCGGGAAGTCGACGTGACCGTGGATTTTCCGGGCTTCGTGCTTTCCGAGGGCTTTGTGATCGGCTATGGACTGGACTACGCGGAACGCTACCGTCAT contains:
- the hpt gene encoding hypoxanthine phosphoribosyltransferase — translated: MTTSMQLIIDAEAIAKRVRELGANISEHYGEEPLVMVCVLKGAFIFFADLVRAMPIEPEVDFVRLASYGAQTSRKERILFTKDMELPVQDKHVLVVDDIVDTGHSALYLLNVLRMRGAKSLRVCALIDKRERREVDVTVDFPGFVLSEGFVIGYGLDYAERYRHLPAVYTLNADVC